From a region of the Oryza sativa Japonica Group chromosome 6, ASM3414082v1 genome:
- the LOC107277467 gene encoding uncharacterized protein isoform X2: MPGKGRRRREKNYRAAHGGEPRLPPPPKQRELDALPSKLRRLIAIQEKHKGGEKGAVAGDSSGKQGESDAAKNKALAKIRKLRSRTWSLLLIAKPQRLVVRMDRYDWR, translated from the exons atgccggggaaggggcggaggcggagggagaAGAACTACagggcggcgcacggcggcgaacCGCGGTTGCCCCCACCACCGAAGCAGCGGGAGCTCGACGCGCTCCCGTCCAAGCTCCGCCGCCTCATCGCCATCCAGGAGAAGCACAAGGGCGGCGAGAAGGGCGCCGTTGCCGGAGACTCCTCAG GGAAACAAGGAGAGAGCGATGCGGCGAAGAACAAGGCTCTCGCAAAGATAAG AAAACTAAGAAGCAGAACTTGGAGCCTACTGCTGATAGCAAAGCCGCAGAGATTAGTGGTAAGGATGGACCGATATGATTGGCGATGA
- the LOC4339951 gene encoding aspartyl protease family protein At5g10770 isoform X2: MTTSVLPLLLLHIFILSSMGSHGHGHGDGGAENREHYIVVETSSLLKPKAICSGLKAMPSSNGTWVALHRPYGPCSPSPTTTSPPLLVDMLRWDKLHTDAIRRKATAGGDVVLEPDKPIVDVQQSDYKMQASFGIGTGGRSGSSSSSSSRISRPSAIDDPILAQPMSIDTSIDLPWIQCAPCPMPECYPQQNALFDPRRSRTSAAVPCGSAACGELGRYGAGCSNNQCQYFVDYGDGRATSGTYMVDALTLNPSTVVMNFRFGCSHAVRGNFSASTSGTMFARTPLVRNPSIIPTLYLVRLRGIEVGGRRLNVPPVVFAGGAVMDSSVIITQLPPTAYRALRLAFRSAMAAYPRVAGGRAGLDTCYDFVRFTSVTVPAVSLVFDGGAVVRLDAMGVMVEGCLAFVPTPGDFALGFIGNVQQQTHEVLYDVGGGSVGFRRGAC, encoded by the exons ATGACGACAAGTGTCTTGCCGCTACTACTACTCCACATCTTCATCCTCTCGTCCATGGGCTctcatggccatggccatggtgATGGAGGAGCTGAGAATCGCGAGCACTACATTGTCGTGGAAACCAGCTCCTTGTTGAAGCCCAAAGCCATCTGCTCCGGTCTCAAGG CAATGCCATCCAGCAATGGCACGTGGGTGGCGCTGCACCGCCCCTACGGCccgtgctcgccgtcgccgacgacaacctcgccgccgttgttggTCGACATGCTACGCTGGGACAAGCTCCACACCGACGCCATCCGGAGgaaggccaccgccggcggcgacgtcgtgcTTGAGCCGGACAAGCCGATCGTCGACGTGCAGCAGTCGGACTACAAGATGCAGGCGAGCTTCGGCATCGGCACCGGTGGCAGAtcgggctcgtcgtcgtcgtcgtcgtcaagaATCAGCCGCCCGTCGGCGATCGACGACCCCATCCTGGCGCAGCCGATGTCCATCGACACCAGCATCGACCTGCCATGGATCCAGTGCGCGCCGTGCCCCATGCCGGAGTGCTACCCGCAGCAGAACGCCTTGTTTGACCCGAGGAGGTCGAggacctccgccgccgtgccgtgcggctccgccgcctgcggcgagctcggccgCTACGGCGCTGGTTGCTCCAACAACCAGTGCCAGTACTTCGTcgactacggcgacggcagggcCACCTCGGGGACGTACATGGTGGACGCCCTCACGCTCAACCCGAGCACCGTCGTCATGAACTTCCGCTTCGGCTGCAGCCACGCCGTGCGCGGCAACTTCAgcgcctccacctccggcaCCAT gttCGCGAGGACGCCGCTGGTGCGTAACCCGAGCATCATCCCGACGCTGTACCTGGTTCGCCTCAGGGGCATCGAggtcggcgggcggcggctgaaCGTGCCGCCGGTGgtgttcgccggcggcgcggtgaTGGACTCGAGCGTGATCATCACGCAGCTGCCGCCGACGGCGTACAGGGCGCTGCGGCTGGCGTTCCGGAGCGCCATGGCGGCGTACCCGCGGGTGGCGGGAGGGAGGGCCGGGCTGGACACCTGCTACGACTTCGTCCGGTTCACGAGCGTGACGGTGCCGGCGGTGTCGCTGGtgttcgacggcggcgcggtggtgagGCTGGACGCGATGGGAGTCATGGTGGAGGGGTGCCTCGCGTTCGTGCCGACGCCGGGAGACTTCGCGCTCGGCTTCATCGGGAACGTGCAGCAGCAGACGCACGAGGTGCTctacgacgtcggcggcggctccgtcGGCTTCCGCCGTGGCGCCTGCTGA
- the LOC107277467 gene encoding uncharacterized protein isoform X1, with translation MPGKGRRRREKNYRAAHGGEPRLPPPPKQRELDALPSKLRRLIAIQEKHKGGEKGAVAGDSSGKQGESDAAKNKALAKIRRKLRSRTWSLLLIAKPQRLVVRMDRYDWR, from the exons atgccggggaaggggcggaggcggagggagaAGAACTACagggcggcgcacggcggcgaacCGCGGTTGCCCCCACCACCGAAGCAGCGGGAGCTCGACGCGCTCCCGTCCAAGCTCCGCCGCCTCATCGCCATCCAGGAGAAGCACAAGGGCGGCGAGAAGGGCGCCGTTGCCGGAGACTCCTCAG GGAAACAAGGAGAGAGCGATGCGGCGAAGAACAAGGCTCTCGCAAAGATAAG AAGAAAACTAAGAAGCAGAACTTGGAGCCTACTGCTGATAGCAAAGCCGCAGAGATTAGTGGTAAGGATGGACCGATATGATTGGCGATGA
- the LOC4339951 gene encoding aspartyl protease family protein At5g10770 isoform X1 — protein MTTSVLPLLLLHIFILSSMGSHGHGHGDGGAENREHYIVVETSSLLKPKAICSGLKAMPSSNGTWVALHRPYGPCSPSPTTTSPPLLVDMLRWDKLHTDAIRRKATAGGDVVLEPDKPIVDVQQSDYKMQASFGIGTGGRSGSSSSSSSRISRPSAIDDPILAQPMSIDTSIDLPWIQCAPCPMPECYPQQNALFDPRRSRTSAAVPCGSAACGELGRYGAGCSNNQCQYFVDYGDGRATSGTYMVDALTLNPSTVVMNFRFGCSHAVRGNFSASTSGTMSLGGGRQSLLSQTAATFGNAFSYCVPDPSSSGFLSLGGPADGGGAGRFARTPLVRNPSIIPTLYLVRLRGIEVGGRRLNVPPVVFAGGAVMDSSVIITQLPPTAYRALRLAFRSAMAAYPRVAGGRAGLDTCYDFVRFTSVTVPAVSLVFDGGAVVRLDAMGVMVEGCLAFVPTPGDFALGFIGNVQQQTHEVLYDVGGGSVGFRRGAC, from the exons ATGACGACAAGTGTCTTGCCGCTACTACTACTCCACATCTTCATCCTCTCGTCCATGGGCTctcatggccatggccatggtgATGGAGGAGCTGAGAATCGCGAGCACTACATTGTCGTGGAAACCAGCTCCTTGTTGAAGCCCAAAGCCATCTGCTCCGGTCTCAAGG CAATGCCATCCAGCAATGGCACGTGGGTGGCGCTGCACCGCCCCTACGGCccgtgctcgccgtcgccgacgacaacctcgccgccgttgttggTCGACATGCTACGCTGGGACAAGCTCCACACCGACGCCATCCGGAGgaaggccaccgccggcggcgacgtcgtgcTTGAGCCGGACAAGCCGATCGTCGACGTGCAGCAGTCGGACTACAAGATGCAGGCGAGCTTCGGCATCGGCACCGGTGGCAGAtcgggctcgtcgtcgtcgtcgtcgtcaagaATCAGCCGCCCGTCGGCGATCGACGACCCCATCCTGGCGCAGCCGATGTCCATCGACACCAGCATCGACCTGCCATGGATCCAGTGCGCGCCGTGCCCCATGCCGGAGTGCTACCCGCAGCAGAACGCCTTGTTTGACCCGAGGAGGTCGAggacctccgccgccgtgccgtgcggctccgccgcctgcggcgagctcggccgCTACGGCGCTGGTTGCTCCAACAACCAGTGCCAGTACTTCGTcgactacggcgacggcagggcCACCTCGGGGACGTACATGGTGGACGCCCTCACGCTCAACCCGAGCACCGTCGTCATGAACTTCCGCTTCGGCTGCAGCCACGCCGTGCGCGGCAACTTCAgcgcctccacctccggcaCCATgtcgctcggcggcggccgccagtCGCTCCTGTcgcagacggcggcgacgttCGGGAACGCGTTCTCCTACTGCGTCCCGGACCCGAGCTCCTCCGGCTTCCTCTCGCTCGGCGgcccggccgacggcggcggcgcggggaggttCGCGAGGACGCCGCTGGTGCGTAACCCGAGCATCATCCCGACGCTGTACCTGGTTCGCCTCAGGGGCATCGAggtcggcgggcggcggctgaaCGTGCCGCCGGTGgtgttcgccggcggcgcggtgaTGGACTCGAGCGTGATCATCACGCAGCTGCCGCCGACGGCGTACAGGGCGCTGCGGCTGGCGTTCCGGAGCGCCATGGCGGCGTACCCGCGGGTGGCGGGAGGGAGGGCCGGGCTGGACACCTGCTACGACTTCGTCCGGTTCACGAGCGTGACGGTGCCGGCGGTGTCGCTGGtgttcgacggcggcgcggtggtgagGCTGGACGCGATGGGAGTCATGGTGGAGGGGTGCCTCGCGTTCGTGCCGACGCCGGGAGACTTCGCGCTCGGCTTCATCGGGAACGTGCAGCAGCAGACGCACGAGGTGCTctacgacgtcggcggcggctccgtcGGCTTCCGCCGTGGCGCCTGCTGA
- the LOC107276065 gene encoding uncharacterized protein — MDDGSKLQPTATRFRWLNLARCTLASVVTVLAVVVIARAVVVLLRPEKLRLSVAGGRVSVSRMPAMKPLPRVNMSFVLRAFNPSGRASIEYTGITVALRAIDDGDAASPAAAAPIIAQFPFPDVPVAQQVAHEAAARVSLAAAEDVPLRYVKALFDGRGISAAIQVDGFLTTRMEIDGRISRSNGGVATTFYCLPVTIAVGDGDDDESRTRDTWCLDKSDVPAFVG; from the coding sequence ATGGACGACGGCAGCAAGCTGCAGCCGACGGCAACAAGGTTCCGGTGGCTGAACCTTGCGCGCTGCACGCTGGCCTCCGTGGTcaccgtcctcgccgtcgtcgtcatcgcccgcgccgtcgtcgtgctaCTCCGCCCGGAGAAGCTCCGGCTaagcgtcgccggcggccgcgtgtCCGTCAGCAGGATGCCGGCGATGAAGCCGCTGCCCCGCGTGAACATGAGCTTCGTCCTCAGGGCCTTCAACCCCAGCGGCCGCGCCTCCATCGAGTACACGGGCATCACCGTCGCGCTCCGGGccatcgacgacggcgacgccgcctcgccggcggcggcggcgccgatcaTCGCGCAGTTCCCGTTCCCGGACGTGCCCGTGGCGCAGCAGGTGGcgcacgaggcggcggcgagggtgtcgctggcggcggcggaggacgtgcCTCTCCGGTACGTGAAGGCGCTGTTCGACGGCCGTGGCATCAGCGCGGCGATACAGGTGGACGGCTTCCTCACCACCCGCATGGAGATCGACGGGAGGATCAGCAGGAGCAACGGCGGCGTCGCCACCACGTTCTACTGCCTGCCGGTGACCAtcgccgtcggcgacggcgacgacgatgagtcCCGTACCAGGGACACGTGGTGCCTAGACAAGTCTGACGTACCAGCTTTCGTTGGATAG